The Pseudodesulfovibrio sp. JC047 genome includes the window ATTTCCCGTTGTGCTGGAACGGATGCTAGCCGAAGAAGGCGTGCAAAACACCTGCCTCAACTTTGGCGTTTCCGGTGATACATTTGAAGACGGCCTGGCCCGGATCGACACGGTCCTCCAGGCCGCTCCAGATGTGGTCATTCTGGAATTCGGCGCAAACGACAGCTTCATGGCGTATCCTGTGGCACAGATTAAAACCACAGCCAAACAGCTCATCGAGAGACTCCAAGGCTACTCTCTCCCAATTCTTCTGGTGGGTATCACGGCACCGCCTGACATGGGGGATGCGTATAAACAAAAATTCGACCCGATTTTTTCCACTCTCGCCAGGCAGTACAACCTCCCGTTGTTCCCTGACATTCTGGAGACGTACTTCGGAGATTCTTCACTCACTCTGCTGGACGGGATGCATCCCAACGCCCAAGGCGTGGAAGCCTTTGCCCACGCGGTGCTCCCGCACGTTCAAAAACTCATCAACACCGTACAGGCGAGGATTTGATGCGCTACAAACTGCAAATGATGAATACGGATTTTGGCGTCGGCATGTTCGCGGCCCTACCAGAAGCGAATTTGAGTTTCAATGAAATGGCAGACGCCCTGCGAAAACATCCGTATGACGAATACATGCACGAATTCGTGCTTCAGGGATTCAAGGATTTTCGCACGCGCAAATTGCAAAAACTCATCAAGGAAGTGATGAAAGATTTCGGGCAATCTGACCCGGTCCTCACCGCTGTCATGTACGAAGCGTGTATTTGCCATACTCGACAGAACCCACTCCTCGCTCTTTTCAAAGGGCTGAACCCAAAAACATTACTGGATTTCACACCAGCCATTCACATCAGGTCGTCCTTGCAAGCCGATCAAGCCCTCCATACTCAATGGATCGCCCTTTTCGGCGAAAACATCTTCGCCTTGACACCTCTCCCCGCTCCCGAAGAGGCTCCTGCCCCAGTGTATACCGATGCAGAACTCGAAATGCCCCCGGCAATTCCCGTATCCGCAGTCCGTCAGGAATTGGACAAGCAGCTTCCACCGCCCAAGGCTCGATGTTCATTTGAAGAAACCATCAACAAGGCTTTCAGCGCACTAGACAAAGCGGACGCCTTCCTCGGCCCGGTCTCGGCTCACAAAGCCTCTTTGTCCCCCATTGCCAGCCTCCGCCACTGGATGGTCAAAACCCGTTCGGTCAACGGCTCTTTGTCCAATTCGCTCGAAGGTATCCAAACCAGCTATGGACGGGGGCTTTCACGACTTCAGGCGGACGCGTCCTGCTGCATGGAAATGGTGGAACGCTACTCTTCATACGCCAGTGTCTCGAAAGATGGCGTCATTGGCTATACGCACGCATATCCACTCACATTCAAAGCATATGATGAGCTGAATCAAAACGCGATCAATCCGAATCACATCCGGCTGGAAGTGCCATATGCAGGACAAAAACTGCATTGGCTCGAAGGACACACTCCTGACAAGGATGGAGCCACAACCCCCATCCTGATCCCGGCACAATGTCTTTTCCTTTTCTGCAATCTGGACGAACCCAGCCTGTTTAGCGCATTAGGCTCCACCGGCCTCGCCTCGGGCAACACCATGGCCGAAGCCAAGGTCGCAGCTTTGACAGAAGTCATCGAACGCGATTCCGATGCAA containing:
- a CDS encoding YcaO-like family protein, translating into MRYKLQMMNTDFGVGMFAALPEANLSFNEMADALRKHPYDEYMHEFVLQGFKDFRTRKLQKLIKEVMKDFGQSDPVLTAVMYEACICHTRQNPLLALFKGLNPKTLLDFTPAIHIRSSLQADQALHTQWIALFGENIFALTPLPAPEEAPAPVYTDAELEMPPAIPVSAVRQELDKQLPPPKARCSFEETINKAFSALDKADAFLGPVSAHKASLSPIASLRHWMVKTRSVNGSLSNSLEGIQTSYGRGLSRLQADASCCMEMVERYSSYASVSKDGVIGYTHAYPLTFKAYDELNQNAINPNHIRLEVPYAGQKLHWLEGHTPDKDGATTPILIPAQCLFLFCNLDEPSLFSALGSTGLASGNTMAEAKVAALTEVIERDSDATMLYDPRRCFRIETDDPTLSTLLKNYTKSGIDVWFMDMTTELGIPCYKSIVLGQHGDVNKGGGCGLNGPSALISAMTETAYPYPGPPSGPAPKGLPTRRLEDLPDSSTGSAEGDLMVLEKTLMKNGYTPSYVDLTRTNMNIPVTRAIIPGLELISDFDQYSRVSPRLYKNYLDQFKTSKPLTPRQFAG
- a CDS encoding arylesterase, translated to MTPPPVRIACFGDSLTEGYGLDPDEAFPVVLERMLAEEGVQNTCLNFGVSGDTFEDGLARIDTVLQAAPDVVILEFGANDSFMAYPVAQIKTTAKQLIERLQGYSLPILLVGITAPPDMGDAYKQKFDPIFSTLARQYNLPLFPDILETYFGDSSLTLLDGMHPNAQGVEAFAHAVLPHVQKLINTVQARI